CACAAAATATGTGAAGCAAAAATCCATGCAAAGCAcgtatatacaaaaatttgtaGAAGTACGCATGATTTTGGTGTTGGCTAAGAATAAGATTAcgtatatattataataatcagAGTTTTGGTGTGAGAATATGAGTCGAGAACAAGGTCCTTGGGCGTGACgcaatattttttacttttctacagcCTCATCTCCTTTTTGTAGTCTTTAGTTGccacaaattgaaaaaaaaaaaaaaagtaaaaatgatGGTAGGTTGATCATATGGGTAATGCACGTTCATATGGTTgctcaaatttaattattatgttcttGATTTGGGTCTAAAAGACTATAAAAAGGAGGGTAATCGAGAGGACCATATAATAGAGAAAAATCTCGATGGAGATATTGGTCAGAATCACAAGCTTTGTGGTGTTCTTGTTAGTTTCTGGTGCGGTGTTGTTGCTACTTAGCTCAAGCTCTGTTCACGGGTTGAGATATGGACCCTCTAAGAGATTCTTTAATAGTAGTGATCAGTCTACCGTTTTGGGTCCCAACATGACGTTTGAAAGTGGACATAACAAAGCGCGAAGAGTGCAAGAAGGTAACGTAGAAGAAGGAGGTTGCGTAAACTgcggaggaagagaaagagactgTGGAGATTGTAGAGGTGAAGATGGAAGCTGTAGAGGTTGTAATGGAACAGGAGGAAGTCCGGGTGATGGTGGAAGAGGCGGTCgtgaaggaggaggaagaggccGGGGAAGAGAAAATGGCAAAGGAGATGGGAAAGGACAAGGTGACAATGGTGGAAAAGAAGATTGCAATGaccataaaaagaagaaaagagatgataggaaCAACGGTGGTGGTGATGTTAATGGTGACGGTGTCGGTATTGGTATTGGTATAGGTATAGGAGGTGAACCTAGCCCTGGAACTGGaggtggtggaggtggaggtggcggcggcggtggtggtggtggacctggtggcggtggtggaggaggtggcggtggaggaggcGGTGGGGGAGGCGTAGGAGATGGATATGGATATGGCCGTGGATGGGGCGGTGGAtatggaggaggaggcggaggaggatgGGGGTGGGGTGGAGATAGCAATGGAGGAGTATGGGGTCCCGGAAACGGCGGTGGTTGTTGGTTTCCCGGTTGTGATAAAAAGTCAAAGAAAGGTCAACATTAATCTCAGACATATTTAAAGACtgtttt
The Camelina sativa cultivar DH55 chromosome 15, Cs, whole genome shotgun sequence DNA segment above includes these coding regions:
- the LOC104748835 gene encoding glycine-rich cell wall structural protein 1.8-like, with protein sequence MEILVRITSFVVFLLVSGAVLLLLSSSSVHGLRYGPSKRFFNSSDQSTVLGPNMTFESGHNKARRVQEGNVEEGGCVNCGGRERDCGDCRGEDGSCRGCNGTGGSPGDGGRGGREGGGRGRGRENGKGDGKGQGDNGGKEDCNDHKKKKRDDRNNGGGDVNGDGVGIGIGIGIGGEPSPGTGGGGDGSCRGCNGTGGSPGDDGRGGRGGGGRGRGRGNGKGDEKGQGDNSGKEDCNDHKKKKRDDRNNGDGDVNGDGVGIGIGIGIGGEPSPGTGGGGGGGGGGGGGVGDGYGYGRGWGGGYGGGGGGGWGWGGDSNGGVWGPGNGGGCWFPGCDKKSKKGQH